GCACCGGACGACGTTACCAGCGCCTGCGCGCCGGTTTTTGAATAGCCGGACCCGGCGAGCGCCATCGTAAGCAGCGAACCGAGCGCCAGTATGGTAACGCCCGAAACGCCGGTAAACGTGGTGAAAAACGTCGCGACGACGACGGCAGCCACCACCGCGCCGCCGCGGAACCAGCCGAACAGGGATTTGAACACGGCGACCAGCCGCGAACCGGCACTCCCCTTCGACAAAATGTAACCGGCTATCGTGAACAGCGGAATGGCGGCGATACTTTTATCCGTCAGAATGCCGTACGCTTCAAGCGAAAGCACTTCCACATAGCCGCCGCCCTGGGAAAACGCGATGTACGCGGCGGCGCTGATCACGATGAACAGCGGTACGCCCAGCAGCGCGAGCGCGACGACCGCGAGCATAAGCGGTACGAACGCCGCCGACGAAAACGAAAGCCAGCAGTCGCCGAGCGCGTATAAAACGTTCAGATTCTCAAGCCCGAACAGATAATACAGCACGCCGCCGATCGGTCCGGCGGAAACGAACAGTCCGGCAAGGATACCAGCGACAGAAGCGAGCCGGTTTTCTTTTACCGCGCAGCAGGCCGCGAGCATCACCGCATACGACGCGGGCAGTACGGCGAAAATCAGCGGCAGCGGCACGCCCCACACCGCCGAACCGGGCGCGAACGCGGCGAACGTTTCGGAAAACGCGGCAAAAAACAGCGCGGTCAGCACGGCGCTCACGGCGGCGCTTCGCAGGGAACGGATAACGGCGCGCACTTTTTGCGGCGCGGTATCGGATAATGAAGCGAGACTGATATGGCGATCCGCCCGCCACGTTACGACGCCGGCGATGCAGGTGAAAACGAACACGAGATTTACGATGGCCGCGTCCGACCCTACGACGGGAACGCCAAATCCCTGCTGTACCAGCTTGATTGCGAGCGGCAGCAGCGAAAGACAGACGACGGAAACGACCGCGGCGACGGTTTCGGCGGCGGCAAACACGCGGCGAGCGGTCATCAGCGCATCCCGTTTCGGTATGACGTCAGGATCGCTTCGATTTCACGATAAAACGCAACGTCGATCACCGAGTTTTTCATACCGGTCAGCTTTGAAACGTCGGCACTGAAAGTGCGTTCCCACAAAGCGGTTTCTTCCGGAGAAAGCACGATGCGGGTCATACCGGCGGCTTCAAGCAAGTCGAGATTTTCCGCATCGGACGTCCGCTGCACGGCGACGAATTTCTGTTCGGCTTCTTTTACCGCGGCGCGCAGCGCGGGACGGTACGATTCGGGAATCGAGTTCCACGTTTTTTCGGAAATGACGAACGCGGTCATAACCGGGCACAGCGGCGCTTCGATCACGTACGGCAGCGTTTCGTAATACCGCGCGGCGTACGCGTACATCGGGATCGTATACAAACCTTTGACGCCGTTAGGACTTTTAAGACTCTGCATCAGTTTGTCGTCGGGAATGTCTTCGGTGTTGAATCCGACCGTCTTAAACGCCGCGCCGAGCGCGGGACTGGTAATACCGCCGACGACCAGTTTCAGTTTTTTCAGTTCTTCGGGCGTACGCACCGGCTCTTTCGTAAAAAAGTACGCCCAGCCGATGTTAAACCAGCCGAGCAGAACGAAGCCCTGTTCGCTGACGGTCTTTTCTATTCTGTCGGAAAACGTTTCCAGAATCAAATCGACTTCATCCTGACTGCGGAACAGGAACGGCATACACAGTGTGAGCATGTTCGATTCGGGAGCGAATTCGGAAAAACCGACTGAAGTAAAAACGGCGCCGTCGAGCGGACTGCGCTGACCGGGGCGGACGGCGCGCATCTTTTGAATAACGCCGCTTTCTCCGCCGAGCGCGCTCGTGCTGAAAAACTGCATGGTTACGGAACCGCCGCTGAGCTTCGACCATTTTTGAGCCAGCAATTTCTGTTCGGTATCCCACGGCGAACGGACGGGAGCGACCGACGCTATTTTAACCGTCGTATTTTGAGCGAAACACATCGCCGCGCAAACGAGGCACAGCAGCGCCGCCGCGTATTTTTTACAATTATTGCCGTTAACGTTCTTGCCATTCATAAAAACTCCCATAAAAAGTCAAGGAGGAACTGTCAATTTCCGGCTTGGCTTTTTACGCAGCTTCGCAGCAAAGTGAAAAGCTGCACTTGATAAGAAAGTTTGCAACGCAAACTTATAAAAGATAAAAATCGACGATATTGCAGACGGTTTTTATCTTACCTTCTCTCAAAAGCTGCCGCCTTCCGCAGGCGGCGCGCACGATTAATTCCAATCGATAAAATAGTCGTCGGTATGGTCCAACAGCCAGGCGGCTTTTTTCTGCGCGATAACGGTGGCGAGCCGCGACGAGGGCTGTTCGTCGGGATCGATGCGCAGCGCGGCGCGCAAAGCGTCTACGAAACCCGCCTTATCCTGCGCGGGAACGCAGAACGACACTGCGTACGTAATATACGGCCCGGGAACTTTGCCGCCGGACAGCCGCATACTCTCCTGCTGGCAAAACGCCGCCCGTTCGGGATCGCCGCCGAAGCCGGCGGGAGCCGCCGCATAATACGCGGCGAGCACGTCCCACAGCGCTCCGCCGTTATAAGATCCGTCGAGTTCCGCCGCCCGTTCGAGCAGCACGACGGCGGAACCGCTCGACGCGAGCAGTTCCGGATCGAGCGGATCCAGTGCGAACGCTCCCAGCCAGCCGGCGCACAGCCAATACACGGCGTTTACGTCCGATTTTTTGAGCCGCGCGGCGGCGGACGCGACGCGGTCGGCATCGGAACTGCGCACCGCAGCGGCAAAGCCCGCGTAAGCCGTGTCGAGCGCGTTCAGCACGTATTCCCTACCGCGCAGATAAAACAGCTTTGCCCGACCGAACTGCTCGGTCTGTTCGCCGAAACGGTCTATAGGCAGCATCTCGGCTTCAGCCTGTACGAAAGCGTTCGCGTACATCACGTACAACGAACCGGTCGTAACCGCAAGCCCTACGTGCCGGGGATTCTGAAAATGCAATACTTCGTACAGTTTGAGCGCCGTCGGAAAAAAATCGGCAACGAGCCGGACGTCCGTTTCTCCGGTCAGCGCGAGCAGCGCAGTATCGGAATCACCGCCGCCGGCCAGCATATCGGATACGGAATTCACCGCAATATTTTTGGTAAGCGAGCAGGAGAAAAAAAGTGCGGCGGAAGAAAAGACGGCGCAACATACTCTGAATAAGCTTCTCATATCGTTCAATAATAGTAAAAAGCGAAAACTTATGCAACCGGCACCGATTTTCAGAATCATCGGCCGTTCCGCGGCAAAAAGTGCCCGCCGTCAGTAATCGAAATTAAACGGCAGCCGACACCCGATCAGGTCTCCGCATATGTTTGTTTTATCGCTTGTTGACAGAATTACGGAGAATCGATACAGTGTAGTCGCTGAACCGCACAAGGAAACCGGTTTCTTATATGATTTTTTATAAAACCGTTATACCGAAAAGATACCAAGGAGCCAAAGAAATGATGCTGTCTTTTGAAGATCGGCTGCAGATGCTGCAAACCGAACACAACGCTATCGTTAAAAGGGAAAACGAACCCGTATATCCAGGAAACGGGATATTCGTAAGATACAAATATCCGATAATCACGGCCGATCACGTTCCGCTGAATTGGAAATACGACCTTGATCCCCGAACGAATCCGTACCTGATGGAACGGATGGGAATCAACGCAGCGTTCAATGCGGGTGCCGTTAAACTGAACGGAAAATACTGTTTGGTAGTGCGCGTCGAAGGAGCCGACCGCAAAAGTTTTTTTGCCGTTGCCGAAAGCGACGACGGTATCAACCGTTTTACGTTCCGGGAAAAGCCGATTCTCCTGCCGCAGACGACTGATCCGGACGTAAACGTGTACGATATGCGTTTGACTCGGCACGAAGACGGCTGGATTTACGGACTGTTCTGCTCGGAACGCAAAGATCCGTCCGTTCCCGCCTCCGACACGTCGAGCGCGACAGCCGCCGCCGGAATCGTACGAACGAAAGATCTGGAACATTGGGAACGGCTGGCAGATTTGAAAACCGCTTCGCTACAGCAGAGAAACGTCGTTCTGCACCCTGAATTCGTAAACGGTAAGTACCTTCTGTATACGCGGCCGCAAGACGGTTTTATTGAAACGGGAAGCGGCGGCGGCATTTGCGCGGGATTTACCGATTCTATGGAGAACGCGTGCGTTACCGATGAAAAAATCATCGACGGCAAGGTTTATCACACCATTAAAGAAGTGAAAAACGGCGCGGGAGCGGTACCTATAAAAACTCCGGCAGGCTGGCTGCACGTTGCACACGGCGTGCGCAACACGGCGGCAGGACTCAGATACGTCGTATACGCTTTTATGACCGCGCTCGACGATCCGGCGGAAGTCATTGCAAGTCCCGGCGGATATCTTATCGCTCCGCAAGGGGAAGAACGAGTCGGAGACGTGTCGAACGTCGTTTTTACGAACGGCGCCGTTGCGGACGACGACGGCAGACTGCTTATTTATTACGCTTCGTCGGACACCCGTATGCACGTAGCGGAGACCACGATAGAACGGATGGTCGATTACTGCAAAAACACTCCCGCCGACCCGCTCACATCGCACGGTTCGGTAGCGCAGCGTATCGCGCTTATCGACAAAAATCTGAAGTTATAAAAAGCGGACTCGTACGGAGCACGAAAGCGCCCCGTACGGTACGGGCGGAACGGTCAGTATCCCCGGCGTATCAGTTCGACGCACATGCGTCCGTTGTGATACGGACACTTCCACGGTTCGGTAATGCCGTGCCGGGACGCTTCACCGTCTTTGCTCACGCTCCAAAACCATTCGCTTCCGGGGCGCTTGTCCACGAGCGTATTTTCTATATATGAATAAATTTGCCGCGCAGCCGAAAGGAAGTTTTCGTCTCCCGATTTACCGTATTCGTTAACGAAACCGACGACGCTTTCGGCCTGTACCCACCAGATACGCTCCGTATCGACGTGAACGCCGAGATTTTTCCCGACCGAAGCGGCGTTCGCCGCAGCGGCTTCTCCGCGCGATTCGTTGTTCAAAGCCTGACCGTCGTACGCAATCGCCAAAATCTTTCGCGCAATGCGCGGCGTACACTCGGCAACGGCGCGAACGGCGGCGCGCACGTCGTCTGCAAACGGAGCGCAGGCGGCCGCGCTTCCCCGTTCGACATCACGCGTCAGCACTTCGGCAGCCCGATCCAAAAGCCACGCCGCTTCGATGTCGTGCCCGTACGAGTGGATGTCTGCGAGCGGCTTCATCCGTGCGTCGAAAAACGTTTCGAGCCGCTCGAATTCAGGGTTGAACACGCGCTCGCACACGATCCGCAGAATCCGCGTCAGTTTTTTGCCGACGAGCGGATGGGAATCGGCGGAGAACAATTCCGTATACGCTTCAAGCACGTGCAGCAGCGTGTTCATCGTTTTTTCAGCCGCAACGCCCTGATCGCAGATAGCGCTTTCTACCGGCGTTTTCCAGTCGGCGCCGAACGCTTCAAGATAGCCGTATTCGTCGGCGCAGTAGGTTTCGATGCACTCGAACAGCGAATAGGCACGGCGCAGCGCCTCGGCGTTGCCGGACGCACGATAGTACGAGGCGAG
This sequence is a window from Treponema brennaborense DSM 12168. Protein-coding genes within it:
- a CDS encoding AGE family epimerase/isomerase, producing the protein MKRFDAEHHLKTVILPYWNALKDTEYGGFYGFKTYDLAVQKKADKGVILHSRILWFYSNVYLTIGGAENLANARHAYEFIVKRCFDTERGGVYWMVSYDGVPADTTKNAYNQAFCIYALASYYRASGNAEALRRAYSLFECIETYCADEYGYLEAFGADWKTPVESAICDQGVAAEKTMNTLLHVLEAYTELFSADSHPLVGKKLTRILRIVCERVFNPEFERLETFFDARMKPLADIHSYGHDIEAAWLLDRAAEVLTRDVERGSAAACAPFADDVRAAVRAVAECTPRIARKILAIAYDGQALNNESRGEAAAANAASVGKNLGVHVDTERIWWVQAESVVGFVNEYGKSGDENFLSAARQIYSYIENTLVDKRPGSEWFWSVSKDGEASRHGITEPWKCPYHNGRMCVELIRRGY
- a CDS encoding TRAP transporter large permease subunit, translating into MTARRVFAAAETVAAVVSVVCLSLLPLAIKLVQQGFGVPVVGSDAAIVNLVFVFTCIAGVVTWRADRHISLASLSDTAPQKVRAVIRSLRSAAVSAVLTALFFAAFSETFAAFAPGSAVWGVPLPLIFAVLPASYAVMLAACCAVKENRLASVAGILAGLFVSAGPIGGVLYYLFGLENLNVLYALGDCWLSFSSAAFVPLMLAVVALALLGVPLFIVISAAAYIAFSQGGGYVEVLSLEAYGILTDKSIAAIPLFTIAGYILSKGSAGSRLVAVFKSLFGWFRGGAVVAAVVVATFFTTFTGVSGVTILALGSLLTMALAGSGYSKTGAQALVTSSGALGLLFPPSVAIIMYGTTNYFSVDVFDLFRGAIIPGCILAVSMIALGFFKDKRPETAPFSAREAFGAVKNGAFELLMPALICAGYFSGFFSLLETASFAVVYAFCLTCFIRRDFTLKGTLRVVAESIPVSGGVLIILGAARGLSYFLIDANVPVLLSDFISSFVSSKYVFLILLNLVLLVVGCMMDIYSAILIVSPLVIPIAESFGISAVHTGVIFLMNMQLGFLTPPVGMDLFIASYAFDTPVMKVVKGILPFLLVQFIVLLLVTYVPWFTEALL
- a CDS encoding glycoside hydrolase family 130 protein — translated: MMLSFEDRLQMLQTEHNAIVKRENEPVYPGNGIFVRYKYPIITADHVPLNWKYDLDPRTNPYLMERMGINAAFNAGAVKLNGKYCLVVRVEGADRKSFFAVAESDDGINRFTFREKPILLPQTTDPDVNVYDMRLTRHEDGWIYGLFCSERKDPSVPASDTSSATAAAGIVRTKDLEHWERLADLKTASLQQRNVVLHPEFVNGKYLLYTRPQDGFIETGSGGGICAGFTDSMENACVTDEKIIDGKVYHTIKEVKNGAGAVPIKTPAGWLHVAHGVRNTAAGLRYVVYAFMTALDDPAEVIASPGGYLIAPQGEERVGDVSNVVFTNGAVADDDGRLLIYYASSDTRMHVAETTIERMVDYCKNTPADPLTSHGSVAQRIALIDKNLKL
- a CDS encoding TRAP transporter TatT component family protein, whose product is MRSLFRVCCAVFSSAALFFSCSLTKNIAVNSVSDMLAGGGDSDTALLALTGETDVRLVADFFPTALKLYEVLHFQNPRHVGLAVTTGSLYVMYANAFVQAEAEMLPIDRFGEQTEQFGRAKLFYLRGREYVLNALDTAYAGFAAAVRSSDADRVASAAARLKKSDVNAVYWLCAGWLGAFALDPLDPELLASSGSAVVLLERAAELDGSYNGGALWDVLAAYYAAAPAGFGGDPERAAFCQQESMRLSGGKVPGPYITYAVSFCVPAQDKAGFVDALRAALRIDPDEQPSSRLATVIAQKKAAWLLDHTDDYFIDWN
- the dctP gene encoding TRAP transporter substrate-binding protein DctP, whose product is MNGKNVNGNNCKKYAAALLCLVCAAMCFAQNTTVKIASVAPVRSPWDTEQKLLAQKWSKLSGGSVTMQFFSTSALGGESGVIQKMRAVRPGQRSPLDGAVFTSVGFSEFAPESNMLTLCMPFLFRSQDEVDLILETFSDRIEKTVSEQGFVLLGWFNIGWAYFFTKEPVRTPEELKKLKLVVGGITSPALGAAFKTVGFNTEDIPDDKLMQSLKSPNGVKGLYTIPMYAYAARYYETLPYVIEAPLCPVMTAFVISEKTWNSIPESYRPALRAAVKEAEQKFVAVQRTSDAENLDLLEAAGMTRIVLSPEETALWERTFSADVSKLTGMKNSVIDVAFYREIEAILTSYRNGMR